A single Methanofollis fontis DNA region contains:
- a CDS encoding helix-turn-helix domain-containing protein yields MAEIERMYNLTDASEYLGSDPRKLRRLIADGKLPAVKVGRTWCIKESTIKKIQDGELEV; encoded by the coding sequence ATGGCAGAGATCGAGCGGATGTATAACCTCACCGACGCATCCGAATACCTCGGCAGCGACCCCCGCAAACTGCGCCGCCTCATCGCCGACGGAAAACTCCCGGCGGTCAAGGTGGGCCGGACCTGGTGCATCAAGGAGAGCACGATCAAGAAAATTCAGGACGGGGAGTTAGAGGTTTAA
- a CDS encoding site-specific integrase: MHHLVGWRRYLGPYLDNDLTDLLNGINLLRCGTSRRGTPYKQNTIRDYVTILKQFYRWLAFKEYIDISTEKLRRIKTPAKDRMTKTAADLLSPSEVERVIAAARSVRDRALVTTLYEGGFRAGEIGTLTWGNLVFDQNGVVANVNFKTNRPRYIRLVLAREPLIQWRSVYPFRAEGDNLVFLSRSNKALTYAAVAALLREVVKRAGLGRHVTPHTFRHSRITHMIQEGYPETVIKLMMWGTVAATEFATYTHLTGCDIDRAVLEKNGIVGGGELWQGVEGVKCQYCEIVNPPAARYCYSCGRPMNAEDVMNELKTLLKANPAVVRVLMDSAREG; encoded by the coding sequence ATGCACCATCTCGTCGGATGGAGACGATACCTCGGTCCCTATCTCGACAACGACCTCACCGACCTTCTCAACGGCATCAATCTTCTGCGGTGCGGGACCAGCCGACGGGGCACACCCTATAAACAGAACACCATTCGGGATTATGTCACCATCCTGAAACAATTCTATCGGTGGCTTGCGTTCAAAGAGTATATCGACATCTCCACCGAGAAACTCCGGAGGATTAAGACCCCCGCAAAGGACCGGATGACCAAGACCGCCGCCGACCTTTTATCGCCCTCCGAGGTGGAGCGGGTCATCGCGGCGGCCCGGTCGGTGCGGGACCGTGCGCTCGTGACGACGCTATATGAAGGCGGGTTTCGGGCCGGCGAGATCGGGACGCTGACCTGGGGGAACCTGGTCTTCGATCAGAACGGCGTTGTGGCGAATGTGAACTTCAAGACGAACCGGCCCCGGTATATCCGTCTGGTGCTGGCCCGCGAACCGTTGATCCAGTGGCGGTCGGTGTATCCGTTCAGGGCGGAGGGGGATAACCTGGTGTTCCTGAGCCGGTCGAACAAGGCCCTGACCTATGCGGCGGTGGCGGCCCTGCTCAGGGAGGTGGTGAAGCGGGCCGGGCTCGGTCGGCATGTGACGCCGCATACCTTCCGCCACTCGCGGATCACCCATATGATCCAGGAGGGCTACCCGGAGACGGTGATCAAGTTGATGATGTGGGGGACGGTGGCGGCGACGGAGTTTGCGACCTATACCCATCTGACGGGGTGCGATATCGATCGGGCGGTCCTGGAGAAGAACGGGATCGTGGGTGGCGGCGAGTTGTGGCAGGGTGTCGAGGGGGTGAAATGCCAGTATTGCGAGATCGTGAACCCCCCGGCGGCCCGATATTGTTACAGTTGCGGTCGTCCGATGAACGCTGAGGATGTGATGAACGAGTTGAAGACGCTCCTGAAGGCGAACCCGGCGGTGGTGCGGGTGTTGATGGACTCGGCGCGTGAGGGGTGA